The following nucleotide sequence is from Caldicellulosiruptor saccharolyticus DSM 8903.
GCTTAAAAAGACCATATTACGATTTGGAACAACTGTCTGCTTCATGCTCTCATCTGTGTAATATCCTTCAGGCACTGACCAGCTGCTTTTTGTCAAGGCTGATGGTGCTAAGTCTGCAAAAAAAGATATATCAACAATCTTGTGTGGAACTTTCAAAAGTTCACAGGTTTTCTTTGCAAATTCAAGCTCTTTGGAGTGTTTTTGACCATACAAAAAGCTAATAGTATAGGTTTCATATCCTTGGTTTTTGACATCATAAAGTAGAGTAGTTGAATCCATTCCACCAGACAGAACAACAACAGCTCTCATTTTTTAAAATAGCCCTTCCTTTCTTTTTCAGCTTTTTACTTTGCAGCAATAACGTCAACTTCAACCAACGCACCTGGCAAAAGCTTTGCTTCTACAGTTGTCCTTGCTGGATAGTTCTCTTTGAAAATGTTGCTATAGACTTCATTAAACTTAGCAAAGTCAGCCAAATTTGAAATATATACGTTTACTTTTACAACATCGTCAAAACAAAACCCAGCCTCTCTTAATATAGCTTCGATATTTTTAAAGACAAGCTCTGTTTGAGCTTTTATGTCATCACCTTCTATTTTCCCAGTTTGCGGGTTTATAGCAAGCTGGCCAGACACAAAAAGCATATTGTTAATCAAAACGGCATGTGAATATGGGCCGACTGGTTTTGGAGCATCGTTTGCCACTATACACTTTTTCATTTTTTATCAGATCTCCTTTCTTCAGAAAGTCTTTAAATATTTTATTCGAGCTTTTGACCGCAATATGGACAGTACAAGAAGTTTTTTGAAACTCTGTTTCCACAGTTTGGACAAAAATCAGAGTCAATGCCTTCTTGGTACATTCCTTGCAGGTTTCTGAAAAGTTCGACATCAGCAAGGGTAATAGGCACATCTTTGCCATACTCTAAATCATGTGCAAGTTGAGGGTTTGTAATAAGGTAAACTTTTGAACAACAACTTGTTTGAATAAAATATCTTGTGTTCCACCTCAAAACAGGTATAAAAAAGAAATGGAGATAGTTATAAACCTTAAAAAGAGTGTACGAACCTTTGCGTGTGCAAAATGGGCATATTTCAACATCTATTTGACGAATGACTTTTGCCTTTTCTTCTATACCAAATATTCCTATAAAGAACATCGACTTTAAACTCAGCTCCAGCTAAAATCTTCTTTTTAATATTTTATCATTTTAATATATGTTTTCAACCACAGAAGAAGAAACTCCTCAAAAATTTTCATGGTATAATTGAGGTATGCTATAATTAATAAGGTATTTTAAATATTTTGTGGGGAGGGATTTTAAAGGTGACAGTGGTATTTGTTGGAACAAACAAACAGGTTACTATAAAAGGACCGAAAAGTGCCCAGCAGCTTGCAAAAGAGCTTGGGATAAGCTTAGAGTCACATGTTTTTATAAAAAACGGTGAGATTGTTGCTCCAGATGAAATCATACAGGATGAGGATACAGTTGAGATAATCTCTGCAATCTCAGGTGGCTGATGAGAAGGGGGATTTGGTTAATTGAAGTGTGTAAGATGCAAACAAAAAGCTAAAATTTTGCTCAAAAGACACAATGCAGCCTTTTGCAATGAGTGTTTTTTGTATTATTACAGAAATCAAGTAACTAAAAATATTCGCAAATACAAGATGTTTGACAAAAAAGATAAGATTTTAGCAGTAATCTCTGGTGGCAAGGACAGTATGGCTCTTTGGGATGTTCTGGTCAAAGAGGGCTACAATGTTGTTGCAATGTATATAAATCTTGGAATAGGTGAGTATTCCAACAGGTCGCAAAAGGTTGTTGAGAGCTTTGCAAGTAAAAATAACCTTCCGCTCATTGTAAAGGACATCAAAAAGGAGTTTGGACTTGATATATACAAGCTTTCAAAGACTTTAAAACGAAGTCCTTGTTCTATTTGTGGGTCGATCAAAAGGTATTTGTTTAACAAGGTAGCATACGACGGCGGTTTTTCGGCTGTTGCAACAGGTCATAACTTGGACGATGAAGCGGCAACACTTCTTGGGAATGTCTTAAGCTGGGAAGAGGGGTATCTTGCAAGACAAGCACCAGTGCTACCTCAAACTCATCCAAAACTCATAAAAAAAGTAAAGCCTCTTTATAGTTTAACAGAAAGAGAAAACCTCTACTATGTGCTTTTGAACAAGATTGAGTTTTTGCATGAAGAGTGTCCTCATTCTGTTGGAGCACGTTCAATCCTTTTCAAAGAAGTACTAAATAAGCTTGAAGAGGAAAGCCCTGGGACAAAGCAAAGGTTTTTAAATGGTTTTCTTGAAAAGGGCAGAAGGCATTTTCAGGATGTGAGTGAAAAACTTGAACTAAGAGAGTGCAAAACTTGTGGCCAGGTCACAACGACCGAGGAGTGTTCGTTCTGCAGGTTTGTAAAGATTTGCAACCATCAACAAGAAACTTAAACTCAAAAAGGGCTGGCAGCTTTGAAAATCCAACTCGTCCAGCCCTTTTGTTATTTATTTTGTCCTATTTTTAAACTCCTCTTTCTCTATCTGGCCAGATTATCTTGTGAAGCTGAAGCTGCAGTCTGCAGTTTTGAAGTTTATGTGATAGGATAAAACTCACAATTTCTTTTGGTTCAATTTTCCCATGCACAGGACTGAAGTAGATATTGCATGAAGGCTCAAATAACCGAATTATTTCAAAAGCTCTTTCTAAATCCTGGTTTGTTCCAACAACAAATTTCAAAACGTCAGACTTTCCAAGATATTTAATATTTTCTAATAACATCTTGTCTTCCATTCCACTTGATGGACATTTGTAATCCATTGTGATAATAGCATTTCGGTTGACATATCTTATATCAACAGAGCCATTTGTTTCAATGTTAACTTCAAAACCTTCTTTAATAAGGCTATCAATAAGGTCGTGTATGTGAGGCTGTATTAAAGGCTCGCCACCAGTTAGCGTAACCCTTTTAAAACCTATTGAATTAACATATTCAAGGATTTGGTCAAGTGTTATTTCTTCATAGTCAGGGTTTTGTGTGGCATACCTTGTATCGCAATAAGAGCAGTTCAGATTACACCCTGCAAATCTCAAAAAGATAGCAGGAAACCCGCTTCTTATTCCTTCTCCTTCGATGCTGACAAATTTTTCTACAACTTTGAATTTGGCTTTTTTCATTTTATCACCCTACCAGTTTTAACATCCAGTCAAGAGAAGTGTTTTTGCTAAAAAGTAAAATTCTTTTTATGCCACAATTTTAAAGCATGACAAGCAAGAGACTATGGATTGATAAAATCAGCAGTGTAACTATTTTAATACATAAAAATTTAAATTTCAATGAAATATAAATATTCTTGGCAATATAAAACCACCTTGACCTTAAGCTGAGGTGGTTTTGAGAAAAATGATTTTACTTTTTATATCTAAGTTCCCAAAAGGTAGGCTACAAACCATTAAAGAGCTTGGATAACTCAATTTAATGTAGAAAAGGCAAGGAATATAAGCACCTCAACTCTTTTGTTTTATCCGGCAGCTGCTAATAATCTGAACAAGACCTTACTCTGCCACGGTGAAACCAAATACAATTTAAATCTTAAAAAATTGCCATTGGAGGTCGACAGAAACGACTTTTAGTCAAAATGGATATACATGCAAAAAAGATAAAAACTACAAGTGTGTAATTATAAACCGCTATAATTAAATATTAAATAAACATAGACAATGACTTCATTCATTTTATATTGAATATAACTTTCAGGAAAGTATATAATCAAGACAAGAGAAATTTATATAAAAAGAACAAAAAGGTTCAGAGATTATTATTTAGGAGCCTGTGCAGCAAAATGTTTTTGACCTCTGGACTTATGACATATAAGAGAGTGTATAATTTCATAAAGCTTTAGGGGTGATAAAGATGATAGAGACTACACTCAATGCCCAGACAGTAAATTACCTTACCGAAAGAGAACTTGCAGATATGATAAAAAATCAAGAGTTCAAGGAAGAATTTTCTGTGCAGATATATAACTTCTTTACCGATGTTCCACTGGAGGATATTATGCGATTTGTTATAAAATACAAGATTGATGAGAATATTTTATTACAGTACTATGAATCTTTTGTAAAAGAATTATATCCCAATAGAGAGTTAGAGGAGATGTTGCGAGATGTTATCTGAATTATTTAATAAGGCGCTACTTATTCTGGACTGTGCAAAAATACCTGAAGAAGAATGGACATTTGGTGGCGGTACAGCTCTTTCTTTGTACTTTCACCATAGAGAAAGCAAAGATATTGATATCTTTTTAACTGAAGCACAATATCTTCCATTTCTCTCTCCTCGGCTAAACGAAGTGGCAAGAGAAATAGTAGATGATTATACTGAGGCATCTAATTTTGTAAAGCTAAGGTTTCCAGAAGGAGAAATAGATTTTGTCGTTGCGCCATACTTAACCAAAGATTATTGTCAAATTATGGAAATTAATGGTAGAAAGGTGCGGCTTGAAACACCAGAGGAAATAATTGTCAAAAAACTTTTTTATAGGGCTGAAAATTTAAAAATTCGTGATATAGTAGATATTACGATTGTTTACAGAGAGAGAAAAACCATGTTAAAACAATATTTTTTATTGATTTATCCAAAAATTAAAATTATTGAGCATCGATGGGATAAACTAAAGAAAAAATATTTTGAGGACATTGGCAAAATCAAAATATTTAACAAAAGCTTGATAGAACAAGTACCTTTGTTATTTAACCAATTTTTGGAAGATTTGAGGCAAATGTCTCAAATGTAATTTTGTACTTTGGGTGAAAGTGGTATAATTAAATTAAATCAATTGTAGGCGTTATAAGTCAAGTTTCATGATAGAATTAAGATTTCACCATCTTTTGTGTTTTCTTGGCTTTAGAGGACTTGGTTATAACAAGGAGTTTGTGGATAATTTTAGAAAGGTGTATGAGAAGGTTTTTACTGAAGGCCAAAAAGTCATACTTGTCACACACCCAGATGTTATATGCCAAAAATGTCCAAGACTTGTGGATGGTATTTGCACAGCAGAAGATAAGGTGAAAAACTTTGATGTAAAGCTTAGGGAGTTTCTTTGCAAAAACGGTATTAGCAATTTTGACAATGTTTTGCCAAGTGAGATTTACAAAGTTATAAAAAAGCTCTCAACCCAAGAATTTGAAGATATCTGCAGAAGCTGTGAATGGTTTTCCTTGGGGTATTGCAAAGAGGGGCTCTTGAAACTAAAAAGCGAACAAAATTAATAAGTTTAAAAGAAGCCTCCAAACAAAGAAATCTGATTCTTCAAAAAGGAAGGGATTTTTTAAAAGCCATGGACAAAAAGTCAATATACATATTAAAAAAACTCTATGAAGAGGACTTTGTCTCAGGCGAAAATCTCGCAAAAGAACTTGAAATCAGCCGTATGGCAGTAAATAAAAGAATAAAGAGCCTGCAAGAGATGGGCTTTGCGATAGTATCTTATAAGAAAAAAGGCTATCAGCTTGTTGACAAAGACATAATAAGAGTTTGGGAGATAGAAGATTTCATCTCAAAGTCTGAGTTGTTCAAGGATTTTTTATATTTTCCGCAAATAGACTCAACAAACAACTATGTAAAAGAAAATCAAGAAAACTTGAAGTCAGCAACGGTTGTATATGCAGAGAGACAGAATGCTGGCAGAGGACGGCTTGGCAGAAGCTGGACTGACTTAGAAAAAGGAGTTAAGATGTCTATTTTTCTGAGGCTTGAGGTCATTGACATAGAAAAGGTGGTTCCGCTTACACTCTTTACAGGGCTTATTGTCAACAGGGTTTTGAGAAAGTATAAAGTTCAAAGTTTTATCAAGTGGTCAAATGATATTCTTTTAAATGGCAAAAAGGTATGCGGAATTTTGACAGAGCTTTCAGGTGAGATTGAAGGTGCTGGAAATGTCATCATCGGAATAGGTCTTAATGTGAATGCAGCAAGCCTTCCTGATGAACTTCTGGAGATTGCAACCACATTAAAGAAAGAGATAGGTATGGACTTTGACAGGACAAAAATAATTATTGAAATCTTAAAAGAATTTGAAAACGAGCTTGAGAATTTTAAAAAGTACGGTTTTTCCCACTTTAGGGATGAGTATAAAAGCTATTGCATAAACCTTGGCAGAGAGATTATCATAAATGGCGAGAAAAAGGCGTTTTGTAAAGACATAGGCCAAAATGGTGAGCTTATCTGTGTGCAGGAAGGCAGAGAAATAAAAATCCAAACTGGAGAGGTGACAATAAGGTGGTGAAAATAAATTGAGACTTATTTCAAAAGATGCAAATATAAAGAAAATTATGTACCAAAAAGGATTTGATGAAGGGGAGATTTTAGATTTTGAAAAAAGAGCAAGTAGTGTAGTTTTAAAATTTGAAAATATCAAAGATGTTTCGCACTTTGTAAAGCTTCTTTCGGACCTTGGTTATTATGTAGTTGTAAAAGATGATATTGCTTTTGCTACAACTTCAAAGTCTAATTTTGAAAGAACAAAGTGTTATCTTGCTGAGGAGGGTTTTGAGTGCAGTTTTGAAGCTGATTTTGCTATTTCACAAAGAAGGCTTCAAGCAAAGGACAAGGTCATAAATCTTCTTAAGACAAATGTGATGGGTATAATAAATGTCACGCCAGACTCTTTTTATGAGGGCTCAAGAGTTGACTTGGCTGGGGTTTCCCAAAAAGCACTTGAGATGATTCAAGACGGGGCAGATGTGATTGATGTTGGAGGAGAGTCAACAAGGCCATTTTCAGAACCAGTGCCAGAAGATGAGGAGCTAAAGAGGGTTATTCCTGCAATTGAAGCAATAAGAACTGTTAGCAAGGACATTCCAATCTCCGTTGACACTTATAAAAGCTCTGTTGCAAGAAAGGCAATAGAGGCTGGTGCTGACATAATAAATGATATTAGCGGTGGCACATTTGACAAAGACATGTTCAAGGTAGCAGCAGAGTATAATGTCCCTATTATTATCATGCACATAAAAGGCACGCCCAAGGATATGCAGCAAAACCCCTATTATGAAGATGTTATAGAAGAGATTTTGCAGTTTTTTGAAAAAAGGATTGATGAGGCACTCAAAGCAGGGGTTGAGCTTGAGAACATCATCTTAGACCCAGGGATAGGGTTTGGGAAAAGGCTTGAGGACAATTTAGAAATAATAAGAAGATGTGAAGAGTTCAAAGTTCTTGGAAGGCCAATTTTGATTGGTGCGTCAAGAAAATCTACAATTGGTACTGTGTTAGGAGGGCTTCCACCTCAAGATAGGCTTGAAGGGACAATTGCAATTTCGACAATTTGTGCACTAAAGAGGATTGAATTTGTAAGAGTGCACGATGTGAAAGAGAACAAAAGAGCAATCTTGATGACAGAAGCTATTATAAATAGCTAAGGAGAGGAGATGTGGATAAAAAATGAAGGTTGTAATTGACAGGTTTGAAGGTAAGTTTGCAGTACTTGAGCTTGAAAATGGGAAGATTGTAAATGTGCCGATTGACATAATTCCTCAGGGTGCAAAAGAAGGAGATGTGCTTTTGATAGAAATTGACAAAAAAGAGACAGAAAATAGACAAAAGAGAATTAGCAAGCTTTTTGAAGAGCTAAAAGAATAAATCAGCACAAAAGGAAGGAAGTTATGGAAAGTGTCACAGAAGATAACTATTTTTTTAGGACTTGGGAGCAACCTTGGTGACAGGCAGAAGAATATAGAGATGGCAATAGAGTATTTAAAAGAAAAGGTAGAAATTGAAAAGGTCTCAAAGATTATTGAGACAGAGCCTTACGGGTATGTAGAGCAGCCAAAGTTTTTAAACTGCTGTGTAATGGGTAAGACACAGCTTTCACCCGCTGAGCTTTTAGATTTTGTGCTGAGTATAGAAGAGAAGATGGGCCGAAAAAGGCTTTTTAAATGGGGTCCGAGAAACATTGATATAGACATTTTATTTTATGACTCTGCTACAATAGACCAAGAGAATTTGAAAATTCCTCATCCGGAGTTACACAAGCGAGAGTTTGTACTCCTGCCACTGATTGAAATAGCACCAGATTTTGTCCACCCAGCGTTTAAAAAGACAGTTCTTGAGCTCTACAGAGAGCTTAAAAATTCAATGTGAAAGGTGTGAAATTTGGGTATGGAATTTTTAAATATGCCAGAGTTTGAGGGCAAAATAGTTGTTATTACAGGTGCTGCCCAGGGAATTGGTCTTGTAACAGCTCTATCTTTTCTTAAAAATGGAGCAGCAGTTGCAGCAATTGACGTTGATAGAGAAGCAATTGAGGATGCAATGGAAGATTTTTTCAAAGGGTATGAAGGGAAAATACAGTTTTTTGAATGCAATTTAGCAGATATGGAGGATATTGAAAGCACTTGTCAGGAAATTGCTCAAAATTACAAATGGATTGACATTTTGGTAAACAATGCAGCAGTTTCTTCAACAAAGCCTATTTCACAGCGAACAGTTGAAGAGTGGAATTATGTGATAAATGTAAACCTTCGCGCACCATATCTTATGGTAAAGTACCTTTTGCCTTTCATGAAAGAAGGAAGTAGTATAGTTAATATTGCCTCAACAAGGGCGCTCATGTCAGAGCCTAACACAGAGCCTTATTCTGCATCAAAAGGGGGGATTTTAGCACTAACTCATTCTTTGGCAGTTTCACTCTCACCCAAGAAAATCAGGGTAAACGCAATAAGC
It contains:
- a CDS encoding RidA family protein, encoding MKKCIVANDAPKPVGPYSHAVLINNMLFVSGQLAINPQTGKIEGDDIKAQTELVFKNIEAILREAGFCFDDVVKVNVYISNLADFAKFNEVYSNIFKENYPARTTVEAKLLPGALVEVDVIAAK
- a CDS encoding zinc ribbon domain-containing protein, with protein sequence MFFIGIFGIEEKAKVIRQIDVEICPFCTRKGSYTLFKVYNYLHFFFIPVLRWNTRYFIQTSCCSKVYLITNPQLAHDLEYGKDVPITLADVELFRNLQGMYQEGIDSDFCPNCGNRVSKNFLYCPYCGQKLE
- a CDS encoding MoaD/ThiS family protein, which gives rise to MTVVFVGTNKQVTIKGPKSAQQLAKELGISLESHVFIKNGEIVAPDEIIQDEDTVEIISAISGG
- a CDS encoding TIGR00269 family protein, translating into MKCVRCKQKAKILLKRHNAAFCNECFLYYYRNQVTKNIRKYKMFDKKDKILAVISGGKDSMALWDVLVKEGYNVVAMYINLGIGEYSNRSQKVVESFASKNNLPLIVKDIKKEFGLDIYKLSKTLKRSPCSICGSIKRYLFNKVAYDGGFSAVATGHNLDDEAATLLGNVLSWEEGYLARQAPVLPQTHPKLIKKVKPLYSLTERENLYYVLLNKIEFLHEECPHSVGARSILFKEVLNKLEEESPGTKQRFLNGFLEKGRRHFQDVSEKLELRECKTCGQVTTTEECSFCRFVKICNHQQET
- the queE gene encoding putative 7-carboxy-7-deazaguanine synthase QueE → MKKAKFKVVEKFVSIEGEGIRSGFPAIFLRFAGCNLNCSYCDTRYATQNPDYEEITLDQILEYVNSIGFKRVTLTGGEPLIQPHIHDLIDSLIKEGFEVNIETNGSVDIRYVNRNAIITMDYKCPSSGMEDKMLLENIKYLGKSDVLKFVVGTNQDLERAFEIIRLFEPSCNIYFSPVHGKIEPKEIVSFILSHKLQNCRLQLQLHKIIWPDRERGV
- a CDS encoding nucleotidyl transferase AbiEii/AbiGii toxin family protein; the protein is MLSELFNKALLILDCAKIPEEEWTFGGGTALSLYFHHRESKDIDIFLTEAQYLPFLSPRLNEVAREIVDDYTEASNFVKLRFPEGEIDFVVAPYLTKDYCQIMEINGRKVRLETPEEIIVKKLFYRAENLKIRDIVDITIVYRERKTMLKQYFLLIYPKIKIIEHRWDKLKKKYFEDIGKIKIFNKSLIEQVPLLFNQFLEDLRQMSQM
- a CDS encoding DUF1284 domain-containing protein; the encoded protein is MIELRFHHLLCFLGFRGLGYNKEFVDNFRKVYEKVFTEGQKVILVTHPDVICQKCPRLVDGICTAEDKVKNFDVKLREFLCKNGISNFDNVLPSEIYKVIKKLSTQEFEDICRSCEWFSLGYCKEGLLKLKSEQN
- a CDS encoding biotin--[acetyl-CoA-carboxylase] ligase → MDKKSIYILKKLYEEDFVSGENLAKELEISRMAVNKRIKSLQEMGFAIVSYKKKGYQLVDKDIIRVWEIEDFISKSELFKDFLYFPQIDSTNNYVKENQENLKSATVVYAERQNAGRGRLGRSWTDLEKGVKMSIFLRLEVIDIEKVVPLTLFTGLIVNRVLRKYKVQSFIKWSNDILLNGKKVCGILTELSGEIEGAGNVIIGIGLNVNAASLPDELLEIATTLKKEIGMDFDRTKIIIEILKEFENELENFKKYGFSHFRDEYKSYCINLGREIIINGEKKAFCKDIGQNGELICVQEGREIKIQTGEVTIRW
- the folP gene encoding dihydropteroate synthase translates to MRLISKDANIKKIMYQKGFDEGEILDFEKRASSVVLKFENIKDVSHFVKLLSDLGYYVVVKDDIAFATTSKSNFERTKCYLAEEGFECSFEADFAISQRRLQAKDKVINLLKTNVMGIINVTPDSFYEGSRVDLAGVSQKALEMIQDGADVIDVGGESTRPFSEPVPEDEELKRVIPAIEAIRTVSKDIPISVDTYKSSVARKAIEAGADIINDISGGTFDKDMFKVAAEYNVPIIIMHIKGTPKDMQQNPYYEDVIEEILQFFEKRIDEALKAGVELENIILDPGIGFGKRLEDNLEIIRRCEEFKVLGRPILIGASRKSTIGTVLGGLPPQDRLEGTIAISTICALKRIEFVRVHDVKENKRAILMTEAIINS
- a CDS encoding DUF3006 domain-containing protein, giving the protein MKVVIDRFEGKFAVLELENGKIVNVPIDIIPQGAKEGDVLLIEIDKKETENRQKRISKLFEELKE
- the folK gene encoding 2-amino-4-hydroxy-6-hydroxymethyldihydropteridine diphosphokinase, with product MAIEYLKEKVEIEKVSKIIETEPYGYVEQPKFLNCCVMGKTQLSPAELLDFVLSIEEKMGRKRLFKWGPRNIDIDILFYDSATIDQENLKIPHPELHKREFVLLPLIEIAPDFVHPAFKKTVLELYRELKNSM
- a CDS encoding SDR family oxidoreductase; translated protein: MEFLNMPEFEGKIVVITGAAQGIGLVTALSFLKNGAAVAAIDVDREAIEDAMEDFFKGYEGKIQFFECNLADMEDIESTCQEIAQNYKWIDILVNNAAVSSTKPISQRTVEEWNYVINVNLRAPYLMVKYLLPFMKEGSSIVNIASTRALMSEPNTEPYSASKGGILALTHSLAVSLSPKKIRVNAISPGWIETSPYKKRKYRHKPNLREIDHLQHPAGRVGRPEDIANAILFLTSQKSSFITGTNLIVDGGMTIKMIYEE